From one Ictalurus punctatus breed USDA103 chromosome 20, Coco_2.0, whole genome shotgun sequence genomic stretch:
- the ppp5c gene encoding serine/threonine-protein phosphatase 5: MAEEERSAEAEKLKEKANNYFKEKDYENAIKYYTEALELNPSNAIYYSNRSLAYLRTECYGYALADATRALEIDKNYIKGYYRRATSNMALGKFKAALKDYETVVRVRPNDKDAKLKYQECNKIVKQKAFERAIASDELKRSVVDSLDIENMTIEDEYVGPKLEDSKVTLKFMKELMEWFKDQKKLHRKCAYQMLVQVKDVLSKLPSLVEITLKETEKITICGDTHGQYYDLLNIFELNGLPSPTNPYLFNGDFVDRGSFSVEVILTLFGFKLLYPDHFHLLRGNHETDNMNQMYGFEGEVKAKYTAQMFQLFSEVFQWLPLTQCINNKVLVMHGGLFSEDGVTLDDLRKIDRNRQPPDSGPMCDLLWSDPQPQNGRSISKRGVSCQFGPDVTERFLEQNKLQYIVRSHEVKAEGYEVTHSGKCITVFSAPNYCDQMGNKGAYIHLRGSDLKPEFHQFTAVPHPNVKPMAYANSLLQLGMM; the protein is encoded by the exons ATGGCGGAGGAGGAGCGGAGTGCCGAGGCTGAGAAACTCAAGGAGAAGGCGAATAATTACTTTAAAG AAAAAGACTACGAGAACGCAATCAAGTATTACACCGAGGCACTGGAGCTGAATCCATCCAATGCCATCTACTACAGTAACCGGAGCCTGGCGTACCTGCGCACCGAGTGCTATGGCTACGCCCTGGCAGATGCGACCCGTGCCCTGGAGATCGACAAGAACTACATCAAGGGCTATTACCGGCGTGCCACTTCTAACATGGCGCTGGGCAAATTCAAGGCCGCGCTTAAAGATTACGAGACA GTAGTGAGGGTGCGACCCAATGATAAGGATGCCAAGTTGAAATATCAAGAGTGCAACAAGATTGTAAAACAGAAGGCCTTCGAGAGAGCCATCGCCAGTGATGAACTGAAACGATCAGTAGTGGATTCATTAGACATCGAGAACATGA CGATTGAGGATGAGTATGTAGGCCCTAAACTGGAAGACAGTAAGGTCACGTTGAAGTTCATGAAGGAGCTGATGGAGTGGTTTAAGGACCAAAAGAAACTCCACAGGAAATGTGCTTACCAG ATGCTGGTTCAAGTAAAAGACGTTTTATCCAAATTACCAAGTCTTGTTGAAATTACATTAAAAGAG ACAGAGAAAATAACTATTTGTGGGGACACGCACGGCCAGTACTACGACCTTCTAAACATATTTGAGCTGAACGGCTTACCATCTCCGACCAATCCATAT CTGTTCAACGGTGACTTTGTGGACCGTGGCTCCTTCTCAGTGGAGGTCATTCTCACGCTGTTTGGTTTCAAGCTCCTTTACCCAGACCACTTCCACCTACTGAGAG GTAACCACGAAACAGATAACATGAATCAGATGTATGGCTTCGAAGGCGAGGTCAAGGCCAAGTACACGGCGCAGATGTTCCAGCTCTTCAGTGAGGTCTTTCAGTGGCTTCCACTCACACAGTGCATCAACAACAAAGTGCTG GTGATGCACGGGGGCTTATTTAGTGAAGATGGTGTGACCTTAGATGATCTTAGAAAGATTGACAGAAACAGACAGCCTCCAGACTCGG GTCCTATGTGTGATCTCCTGTGGTCAGATCCTCAGCCGCAG AATGGGCGGTCTATCAGTAAGCGTGGCGTGAGCTGTCAGTTCGGGCCCGATGTCACCGAACGTTTCCTGGAACAGAACAAGCTGCAGTACATCGTGCGCAGTCATGAGGTGAAGGCTGAGGGCTATGAGGTCACTCACTCAGGGAAGTGCATCACGGTGTTCTCCGCGCCCAATTACTG TGACCAGATGGGTAACAAGGGAGCCTACATTCACCTCAGGGGATCTGACCTCAAGCCTGAATTCCACCAGTTCACTGCTGTG CCTCATCCGAATGTTAAGCCCATGGCATACGCCAACTCACTCTTACAGTTGGGAATGATGTAG